A window of Bradyrhizobium sp. AZCC 1610 contains these coding sequences:
- the paaA gene encoding 1,2-phenylacetyl-CoA epoxidase subunit PaaA, translating to MYTQALNSSDGEDRNIEDAERAAQFQARIDADERIEPNDWMPAAYRKTLTRQISQHAHSEIVGMLPEGNWITRAPSLRRKATLLAKVQDECGHGLYLYAAAETLGSSREELVDLMLAGKAKYSSIFNYPTLTWADIGTIGWLVDGAAIMNQIPLCRCSYGPYARAMIRVCKEESFHQRQGFEIMLMLCRGTDEQKAMAQDALNRWWWPVLMMFGPPDQVSQHSDTSTKWKIKRFSNDELRQKFVDATVPQAQFLGLSIPDPGMKQNEAGNWEYSAIDWEEFKQVLAGNGPCNRDRLAVRRKAHDDGAWVRDAALAYAEKRRQRTALQAAE from the coding sequence ATGTATACGCAGGCGCTCAATTCGTCCGACGGCGAAGACCGCAACATTGAGGACGCCGAACGGGCAGCGCAGTTTCAGGCGCGCATCGATGCTGACGAGCGCATCGAACCGAATGACTGGATGCCGGCCGCCTACCGCAAGACCCTGACGCGGCAGATTTCGCAGCACGCGCATTCCGAAATCGTCGGCATGCTTCCCGAAGGCAACTGGATCACCCGCGCGCCGTCGCTGCGTCGCAAGGCCACGTTGCTCGCCAAGGTGCAGGACGAATGCGGCCATGGGCTCTATCTCTACGCCGCCGCCGAGACGCTCGGTTCCTCGCGCGAAGAGCTGGTCGACCTGATGCTGGCGGGAAAAGCAAAATATTCCTCGATCTTCAACTACCCGACGCTGACCTGGGCCGACATCGGCACCATCGGCTGGCTGGTCGACGGCGCCGCGATCATGAACCAGATCCCGCTGTGCCGCTGCTCCTACGGGCCTTACGCGCGCGCGATGATCCGGGTCTGCAAGGAGGAATCCTTCCACCAGCGCCAGGGTTTTGAAATCATGCTGATGCTGTGCCGCGGCACCGACGAGCAGAAGGCGATGGCACAGGATGCACTGAACCGCTGGTGGTGGCCGGTGCTGATGATGTTCGGTCCGCCCGACCAGGTCAGCCAGCACAGCGACACTTCGACTAAATGGAAGATCAAGCGCTTCTCCAACGACGAGCTGCGCCAGAAATTCGTCGATGCGACCGTGCCGCAGGCGCAATTCCTGGGGCTTTCGATTCCCGATCCCGGCATGAAGCAGAACGAAGCGGGCAACTGGGAATACAGCGCGATCGATTGGGAAGAGTTCAAGCAGGTGCTGGCCGGCAACGGTCCCTGCAACCGCGACCGCCTCGCGGTGCGGCGCAAGGCGCATGACGACGGCGCCTGGGTGCGCGATGCCGCATTGGCCTACGCCGAAAAGCGCAGGCAGCGGACCGCCTTGCAGGCTGCCGAGTAA
- the paaB gene encoding 1,2-phenylacetyl-CoA epoxidase subunit PaaB, with protein MATPNIPLWEVFIRSRNGLAHKHVGSLHATDATLALQAARDIYTRRGEGLSIWVVPSNAITASDPSEKGMMFEPAESKIYRHPTFYDVPDEVGHM; from the coding sequence ATGGCAACGCCAAACATACCCCTTTGGGAAGTCTTCATTCGCAGCCGCAACGGGCTGGCACACAAGCATGTCGGCTCGCTGCACGCCACCGACGCGACGCTGGCGCTGCAGGCTGCGCGCGACATCTATACCCGCCGCGGCGAGGGCCTCTCGATCTGGGTCGTGCCGTCGAACGCGATTACCGCGTCCGATCCGTCCGAGAAGGGAATGATGTTCGAGCCGGCGGAATCCAAAATCTATCGGCACCCGACGTTTTATGATGTGCCGGACGAAGTGGGACATATGTGA
- the paaC gene encoding 1,2-phenylacetyl-CoA epoxidase subunit PaaC: MTAANVTVSETPLVLYTLRRADDALILGHRLSEWCGHAPMLEEDMALANMGLDLLGQARELYSYAAKVEGKDNDEDKFAYLRDVRQYRNLLLLEQPNGDFARTMVRQFFYATFADLYWRAMMSSSDPTLAAIAAKSEKESAYHVRHCSEWIVRLGDGTEESHARAQSAIDELWAFTGEMFAVDDSERALIDAGIAIDPATLHSQWLKAITGVVGEATLALPKNDWMQQGGRSGRHSEHLGHLLSELQSMQRTFPGATW, translated from the coding sequence ATGACCGCAGCCAACGTCACCGTCTCCGAAACGCCGCTGGTGCTCTACACCCTGCGCCGCGCCGACGATGCGCTGATCCTGGGGCACCGGCTGTCGGAATGGTGCGGCCATGCGCCGATGCTGGAAGAAGACATGGCGCTCGCCAATATGGGCCTCGATTTGCTCGGCCAGGCGCGCGAGCTCTATTCCTATGCGGCCAAGGTCGAAGGCAAGGATAACGACGAGGACAAGTTCGCTTATCTGCGCGATGTCAGGCAGTACCGCAATCTCCTGCTGCTGGAACAGCCGAACGGCGACTTTGCCCGCACCATGGTGCGGCAATTCTTCTACGCCACCTTTGCCGATCTCTATTGGCGGGCAATGATGAGCTCCAGCGATCCGACGCTCGCGGCGATTGCGGCGAAGTCGGAAAAGGAAAGCGCCTACCACGTCAGGCACTGTTCGGAGTGGATCGTCCGCCTCGGCGACGGCACCGAGGAAAGCCACGCCCGCGCGCAATCAGCCATTGACGAACTCTGGGCCTTTACCGGCGAGATGTTCGCCGTCGACGACAGCGAGCGCGCGCTGATCGATGCCGGCATTGCGATCGATCCCGCGACGTTGCACTCGCAATGGCTGAAGGCGATCACCGGTGTCGTTGGCGAGGCGACGCTTGCCTTGCCGAAGAACGACTGGATGCAGCAGGGCGGCCGCAGCGGCCGGCATAGCGAGCATCTCGGCCATCTCCTCAGCGAACTGCAATCGATGCAGCGGACCTTTCCGGGGGCGACATGGTAG
- the paaD gene encoding 1,2-phenylacetyl-CoA epoxidase subunit PaaD, which translates to MVAVLDDTDLRRRAWEVASQVVDPEIPVLTIADLGVLRDVKVHDGRVEVAITPTYSGCPAMNMIALEIELVLERAGIARPTVRTVLSPAWTTDWMSEDGRNKLRAYGIAPPQASNSRRALFGEQQVACPQCGSQNTELLSEFGSTSCKALWRCKSCREPFDYFKCH; encoded by the coding sequence ATGGTAGCGGTCCTCGACGATACCGATCTGCGCCGGCGCGCCTGGGAAGTGGCGTCGCAGGTGGTCGATCCCGAAATCCCCGTGCTGACGATCGCCGATCTCGGCGTGCTCCGCGACGTTAAGGTCCATGACGGCCGCGTTGAGGTCGCGATCACGCCGACCTATTCCGGCTGTCCCGCGATGAACATGATCGCGCTGGAAATCGAGCTGGTGCTCGAGCGTGCCGGCATCGCGCGGCCGACCGTCCGCACCGTGTTGTCGCCCGCCTGGACCACCGACTGGATGAGCGAGGACGGCCGCAACAAGCTCCGAGCGTACGGCATCGCGCCGCCGCAGGCCTCAAATTCGCGCCGCGCGCTGTTTGGCGAACAGCAGGTGGCATGCCCGCAATGCGGTTCGCAAAATACCGAGCTGCTGTCCGAGTTCGGCTCGACCTCCTGCAAGGCGCTGTGGCGCTGCAAGAGCTGCCGCGAACCGTTCGACTATTTCAAGTGTCATTGA
- the paaE gene encoding 1,2-phenylacetyl-CoA epoxidase subunit PaaE gives MSHAPRFHRLAVSDLRREAADAVSMTFAIPKELEDDYGFTPGQYLTLRTTMDGEEVRRSYSICSGPDDGELRIAVKKVDGGAFSNWAADELKPGDELDVMTPTGRFGIAHAPSVARIYVGFAAGSGITPILSIVKGVLVREPDSRFFLFYGNRTTSNMLFLEELEELKDRFMQQLSLFHVISGEEQDIPILHGRLDGEKVRVLLRSLVPAASVDHVFICGPMGMSEDIEATCRAIGIAEDRIHVERFVSEFGGKPRPKKVIEASAPPKAMASLIIDGKRREVPVAEGEAILDAALRAGMDLPFACKGGMCSTCRAKLVEGDAQMEVNYSLEPWELKAGFILTCQARPCSDKVVVDYDHV, from the coding sequence ATGTCCCACGCGCCGCGCTTTCACCGTCTCGCCGTCAGCGACTTGCGCCGCGAAGCTGCCGACGCGGTATCGATGACCTTTGCGATCCCGAAGGAGCTGGAAGACGACTACGGCTTTACGCCGGGACAGTATCTCACGCTGCGCACTACAATGGACGGCGAGGAAGTGCGCCGTTCCTATTCGATCTGTTCCGGTCCCGACGATGGCGAACTCCGCATCGCCGTGAAGAAGGTCGATGGCGGCGCGTTTTCGAACTGGGCTGCGGATGAGCTAAAGCCCGGCGACGAGCTCGACGTGATGACGCCGACCGGCCGTTTCGGCATCGCCCATGCGCCCAGCGTGGCGCGGATCTATGTCGGATTTGCCGCGGGAAGCGGTATCACGCCGATCCTGTCGATCGTCAAGGGCGTGTTGGTGCGCGAACCAGATAGCCGCTTCTTCCTGTTCTATGGCAACCGCACGACATCGAACATGCTGTTCCTCGAAGAGCTGGAGGAACTGAAGGACCGCTTCATGCAGCAGCTTTCGCTCTTCCATGTCATTTCGGGCGAAGAGCAGGATATTCCGATCCTGCACGGCCGGCTCGACGGCGAGAAAGTGCGCGTGCTGCTGCGCTCGCTGGTGCCGGCGGCAAGCGTCGATCACGTCTTCATCTGCGGCCCCATGGGCATGAGCGAGGACATCGAGGCGACCTGTCGCGCGATCGGCATTGCCGAGGATCGCATCCATGTCGAGCGTTTCGTCTCGGAGTTCGGCGGCAAGCCGCGCCCGAAGAAGGTCATCGAGGCGTCCGCGCCGCCAAAGGCGATGGCGTCCTTGATCATCGACGGCAAGCGCCGCGAGGTGCCGGTCGCTGAAGGAGAGGCCATCCTCGATGCCGCGTTGCGCGCCGGGATGGATCTGCCGTTCGCCTGCAAGGGCGGCATGTGCTCGACCTGCCGCGCCAAGCTGGTCGAGGGCGACGCACAGATGGAAGTGAATTATTCGCTGGAGCCGTGGGAATTGAAGGCGGGATTCATCCTGACCTGCCAGGCGCGGCCATGTTCGGACAAGGTCGTGGTGGACTACGACCACGTTTAG
- the paaI gene encoding hydroxyphenylacetyl-CoA thioesterase PaaI → MNVALSPDEIARACADAMWREDDASKGLGMKIVEVRPGQATLTMTVQPHMVNGQRIAHGGFIFLLADSTFAFACNSRNERAVAAQCDIAFIRPGKLGDVLVATAREISCNGRSGIYDVRVTAGDVVIAEFRGHSRTIAGTWLPSADAETK, encoded by the coding sequence ATGAACGTCGCGCTTTCGCCGGATGAGATCGCCCGCGCCTGCGCGGATGCGATGTGGAGGGAAGACGACGCCAGCAAGGGCCTCGGCATGAAGATTGTCGAAGTCAGGCCGGGACAGGCGACGCTGACGATGACGGTGCAGCCGCACATGGTCAACGGCCAGCGTATCGCCCATGGCGGCTTCATCTTCCTGCTGGCCGATTCCACCTTTGCCTTTGCCTGCAACTCCCGCAACGAGCGCGCCGTCGCTGCGCAATGCGACATCGCCTTCATCCGGCCGGGCAAGCTCGGCGACGTGCTGGTCGCGACCGCGCGCGAAATCTCGTGCAACGGCCGGTCCGGGATCTACGACGTTCGCGTCACCGCAGGCGATGTCGTGATCGCCGAATTCCGCGGCCATTCCCGCACCATCGCCGGAACGTGGCTGCCGAGTGCGGATGCCGAGACCAAATGA
- the paaK gene encoding phenylacetate--CoA ligase PaaK, with product MSATSMQSKATGYHPELDEAERASRDEIMALQTKRLAWSLKHAYDNVEHHRKAFDAAGVHPSDFRQLPDLAKFPFTVKTDLRDNYPFNMFAVPREKLVRVHASSGTTGKPIVVGYTQGDIDIWSDVMARSIRAAGGRTGMIIHNAYGYGLFTGGLGVHYGAEKLGCTVVPVSGGMTERQVQLINDFRPDIITVTPSYMLAISDEFKRQGLDPRKSSLKFGIFGAEPWTNAMRAEIEQTFDMDATDIYGLSEVIGPGVAQECVETKDGLHIWEDHFYPEVIDPETGAVLPDGEKGELVFTSLTKQGFPIIRYRTRDLTRLLPGTARPGMRRMEKITGRSDDMIILRGVNVFPTQIEEALLATDWCGGHFIIELTREGRMDEMTVLAEARPESWDGSGLHAHAEKVSVFIKNTIGITARIKAVAPNTLERSLGKAKRVYDKRPKG from the coding sequence ATGTCCGCCACGAGCATGCAATCAAAGGCAACAGGTTACCACCCCGAACTGGATGAGGCCGAGCGCGCCTCGCGCGACGAGATCATGGCGCTGCAGACGAAGCGTCTCGCGTGGTCGCTCAAGCATGCCTACGACAATGTTGAGCACCACAGGAAGGCATTTGATGCGGCCGGCGTGCATCCTTCCGATTTCAGGCAACTCCCCGATCTCGCCAAATTCCCGTTCACGGTGAAGACCGATCTGCGCGACAATTATCCCTTCAACATGTTCGCGGTACCGCGCGAAAAACTGGTTCGTGTCCATGCGTCCTCGGGCACCACAGGCAAGCCGATCGTGGTCGGCTACACGCAAGGGGATATCGACATCTGGTCGGACGTGATGGCGCGCTCGATCCGTGCCGCCGGCGGTCGCACCGGCATGATCATTCACAACGCCTATGGCTACGGCCTGTTCACCGGCGGGCTTGGTGTGCATTACGGCGCCGAAAAGCTCGGCTGCACGGTGGTGCCGGTCTCCGGCGGCATGACCGAGCGGCAGGTGCAACTGATCAACGATTTCAGGCCCGACATCATCACGGTGACGCCGAGCTACATGCTGGCGATATCGGACGAGTTCAAGCGACAGGGCCTCGATCCCCGAAAGTCGTCGTTGAAGTTCGGCATCTTCGGCGCCGAACCCTGGACCAACGCGATGCGCGCCGAAATCGAGCAGACCTTCGATATGGACGCGACCGACATTTACGGCCTGTCGGAAGTGATCGGTCCGGGCGTGGCGCAGGAATGCGTGGAGACCAAGGACGGCCTGCACATCTGGGAAGATCATTTCTATCCCGAGGTGATCGATCCCGAGACCGGCGCGGTGCTGCCCGACGGCGAGAAGGGCGAACTGGTCTTCACCTCGCTGACCAAGCAAGGCTTCCCGATCATCCGTTACCGTACCCGCGACCTGACGCGGCTGTTGCCGGGCACGGCGCGGCCGGGCATGCGGCGCATGGAAAAGATTACGGGGCGCTCCGACGACATGATCATCCTGCGCGGCGTCAACGTATTTCCGACCCAGATCGAGGAAGCGCTGCTGGCGACCGACTGGTGCGGCGGCCATTTCATCATCGAGCTGACGCGTGAGGGGCGGATGGACGAGATGACCGTGCTTGCCGAAGCCCGTCCCGAAAGCTGGGACGGCAGCGGCTTGCACGCACATGCCGAAAAGGTCTCCGTCTTCATCAAGAACACCATCGGCATTACCGCGCGCATCAAGGCGGTGGCCCCGAACACACTCGAACGTTCGCTCGGCAAGGCGAAACGTGTTTACGACAAGCGGCCGAAAGGGTAA
- a CDS encoding quinone oxidoreductase family protein, producing the protein MPIAQKPDVQSITVQARCVRLLSKAADAVSLAPAIETHALSRGENDLLIEIKAAAVNPSDVKAATGLMPYAVFPRTPGRDYAGVVIDGPTGLIGREVFGSSGDLGIRRDGTHATHLVIEAEAVVEKPKCISWEEAAGIGVPFVTAMEGLRRAGIPRDGEVVLVMGVNGKVGQAATQIATWYGARVIGVVRKSEPYEGHSNSQVEVIDASATDVASRVRELTSGKGADIVVNTVGDPYFQAAHQSLALRGRQILIAAIDRIVQFNILEFYRGQHTYVGIDTLGLSSVATGAVLRELGPGFAGGHLKPFPIKPNAIYLLEQAKAAFIAVAGSSRDRVILRPAG; encoded by the coding sequence ATGCCGATTGCCCAAAAGCCAGATGTCCAGTCCATCACGGTCCAGGCCCGGTGCGTCCGACTGCTTTCGAAAGCCGCCGATGCGGTGTCGCTGGCACCCGCCATCGAGACGCACGCGTTGTCTCGCGGCGAAAACGATCTGCTGATCGAGATCAAGGCCGCGGCTGTCAATCCGTCGGACGTGAAGGCTGCGACCGGGTTGATGCCTTACGCCGTATTCCCGCGCACGCCGGGCCGCGACTATGCGGGTGTCGTGATCGACGGGCCAACGGGCTTGATCGGACGCGAGGTGTTCGGCTCGTCCGGCGATCTCGGCATTCGCCGTGACGGCACCCACGCCACGCATCTCGTGATCGAGGCGGAAGCGGTAGTCGAGAAGCCGAAGTGTATTTCCTGGGAAGAGGCGGCCGGCATCGGCGTGCCCTTCGTCACCGCGATGGAAGGCCTGCGCCGCGCCGGCATTCCCAGGGACGGCGAGGTCGTGCTGGTGATGGGCGTCAACGGCAAGGTCGGGCAGGCGGCGACACAGATCGCGACCTGGTACGGCGCGCGGGTGATCGGCGTCGTTCGCAAGAGCGAGCCCTATGAAGGCCATTCCAATTCGCAAGTCGAGGTCATCGACGCCTCCGCGACCGACGTCGCTTCGCGTGTGCGCGAACTCACCAGCGGCAAGGGCGCCGATATCGTGGTCAACACGGTCGGCGATCCCTATTTCCAGGCCGCGCATCAGTCACTCGCCTTGCGCGGGCGACAGATCCTGATCGCTGCGATCGACCGCATCGTGCAGTTCAACATCCTGGAATTCTATCGTGGCCAGCACACTTACGTCGGCATCGATACGCTCGGCCTGTCGTCGGTCGCGACCGGCGCGGTGCTGAGGGAACTCGGCCCCGGCTTCGCCGGCGGGCATCTCAAGCCGTTTCCGATCAAGCCGAACGCGATCTATCTGCTGGAGCAGGCCAAGGCTGCTTTCATTGCGGTGGCCGGTTCGTCACGCGATCGCGTCATCCTGCGGCCTGCGGGGTAG
- a CDS encoding YeeE/YedE family protein has protein sequence MGGLLIGLVYGSVGLLSGFCLLSGLRGFWAEGDGRLVRTYALAIGVAVAGTQLLAAAGLADIGKSIYLQPSFSAPVMFFGGLLFGYGMVLSNGCGSRALVLLGRGNLRSFVVVVVLAIFAQMTLKGLIAPARIAMVGASQTTATANSVPALFAAAGLSATSARMLAASIISAALIIFAFAHPAFRRSPGQIAAGLAVGLLVAVGWFVTGYLGADDFNPTPVTSLTFIAPIADALQYVMLSTGSTLNFGIVTVFGVFAGSLATALLTGRFQLEGFQSPRHMLRSGGGAALMGAGGVMAFGCSIGQGLTGFSTLALASLIAFAGILVGTAAGLRGALRVRPLAAA, from the coding sequence ATGGGCGGACTGCTGATCGGTCTCGTCTACGGCTCGGTCGGATTGCTCAGTGGGTTTTGCCTGCTCAGCGGTCTTCGCGGTTTCTGGGCGGAAGGCGATGGCCGGCTGGTCCGCACCTACGCGTTGGCGATCGGCGTGGCCGTTGCCGGTACGCAATTGCTGGCGGCGGCAGGCCTCGCCGATATCGGCAAATCGATCTACCTGCAGCCTTCTTTCTCCGCGCCGGTGATGTTCTTCGGTGGCCTCTTGTTCGGCTACGGCATGGTGCTCTCGAACGGCTGCGGCTCGCGTGCGCTGGTATTACTTGGACGCGGTAATCTCCGTTCTTTCGTGGTGGTCGTCGTGCTGGCGATCTTCGCACAGATGACGCTGAAAGGCCTGATCGCGCCGGCGCGTATCGCGATGGTAGGCGCATCGCAGACCACGGCCACCGCGAACTCGGTGCCGGCGCTGTTTGCGGCCGCAGGCTTGAGCGCAACGTCCGCGCGCATGCTGGCCGCCTCGATCATCTCGGCGGCGCTGATCATCTTCGCCTTTGCCCATCCGGCGTTCCGGCGCTCGCCGGGCCAGATCGCCGCGGGTCTCGCGGTCGGCCTGCTGGTGGCGGTGGGCTGGTTCGTCACCGGCTATCTCGGCGCCGACGATTTCAATCCGACGCCGGTCACCTCGCTCACCTTCATCGCGCCGATCGCGGACGCGCTGCAATATGTCATGCTGTCGACGGGATCGACGCTGAATTTCGGCATCGTCACCGTGTTCGGCGTGTTCGCCGGCAGCCTTGCGACCGCGCTATTGACCGGCCGCTTTCAGCTCGAGGGCTTTCAATCGCCGCGCCACATGCTGCGCTCCGGCGGCGGCGCGGCGCTGATGGGCGCCGGTGGCGTGATGGCCTTTGGCTGCTCGATCGGGCAGGGCCTGACGGGATTCTCCACGCTGGCGCTGGCGTCGCTGATCGCATTCGCCGGCATTCTCGTCGGCACCGCCGCCGGCCTCCGCGGCGCACTGCGCGTCCGCCCGCTGGCGGCGGCCTAA